A window of Piliocolobus tephrosceles isolate RC106 chromosome 13, ASM277652v3, whole genome shotgun sequence contains these coding sequences:
- the RAD9A gene encoding cell cycle checkpoint control protein RAD9A isoform X1, producing MKCLVTGGNVKVLGKAVHSLSRIGDELYLEPLEDGLSLRTVNSSRSAYACFLFAPLFFQHYQAATPGQDLLRCKILMKSFLSVFRSLAMLEKTVEKCCISLNGRSSRLVVQLQCKFGVRKTHNLSFQDCESLQAVFDPASCPHMLRAPARVLGEAVVPFPPALAEVTLGIGRGRRVILRSYHEEEADSTAKAMVTEMCLGEEDFQQLQAQEGVAITFCLKEFRGLLSFAESANLNLSIHFDAPGRPAIFTIKDSLLDGHFVLATLSDTDSHSQDLGSPERHQPVPQLQTHSLPHPDDFANDDIDSYMIAMETTIGNEGSRVLPSISLSPGPQPPESPGLHSEEDEAEPSTVPGTPPPKKFRSLFFGSILAPVRSPQGPSPVLAEDSEGEG from the exons ATGAAGTGCCTGGTCACGGGCGGCAACGTGAAGG TGCTCGGCAAGGCCGTCCACTCCCTGTCCCGCATCGGGGACGAGCTCTACCTGGAACCCTTGGAGGACggg CTCTCCCTCCGGACGGTGAACTCCTCCCGCTCTGCCTATGCCTGCTTTCTCTTTGCTCCGCTCTTCTTCCAGCACTACCAGGCAGCCACCCCTGGTCAGGACCTGCTGCGCTGTAAGATCCTGATGAAG TCCTTCCTGTCTGTCTTCCGCTCACTGGCGATGCTGGAGAAGACGGTGGAAAAATGCTGCATCTCCCTGAACGGCCGGAGCAGCCGCCTGGTGGTCCAGCTGCAGTGCAAGTTCG GGGTGCGGAAGACTCACAACCTGTCCTTCCAGGACTGTGAGTCCCTGCAGGCCGTCTTCGACCCAGCCTCGTGCCCCCACATGCTCCGCGCCCCAGCACG GGTCTTGGGGGAGGCTGTTGTGCCCTTCCCTCCTGCGCTGGCTGAAGTGACGCTGGGCATTGGCCGTGGCCGCAGGGTCATCCTGCGCAGCTACCATGAGGAGGAGGCAG ACAGCACTGCCAAAGCCATGGTGACTGAGATGTGCCTCGGAGAGGAGGATTTCCAGCAGCTGCAGGCCCAGGAAGGGGTGGCCATTACTTTCTGCCTCAAGGAGTTCCGG GGGCTCCTGAGCTTTGCAGAGTCAGCAAACTTGAATCTTAGCATTCATTTTGATGCTCCAGGCAG GCCTGCCATCTTCACCATCAAGGACTCTTTGCTGGATGGCCACTTTGTCTTGGCCACACTCTCAGACACCGACTCGCACTCCCAGGACCTGGGCTCCCCAGAGCGTCACCAGCCAGTGCCTCAGCTCCAGACTCACAG CCTACCCCACCCAGACGACTTTGCCAATGACGACATTGACTCTTACATGATCGCCATGGAAACCACTATAGGCAATGAGGGCTCGCGGGTGCTGCCCTCCATTTCCCTTTCACCTGGTCCCCAGCCCCCCGAGAGCCCCGGCCTCCACTCCGAGGAAGATGAGGCTGAGCCCAGTACAGTGCCTGGGACTCCCCCACCCAAGAAG TTCCGCTCACTGTTCTTCGGCTCCATCCTGGCGCCTGT
- the RAD9A gene encoding cell cycle checkpoint control protein RAD9A isoform X2 — translation MKSFLSVFRSLAMLEKTVEKCCISLNGRSSRLVVQLQCKFGVRKTHNLSFQDCESLQAVFDPASCPHMLRAPARVLGEAVVPFPPALAEVTLGIGRGRRVILRSYHEEEADSTAKAMVTEMCLGEEDFQQLQAQEGVAITFCLKEFRVRFPLRTRRSCPACPAQPSPGPHLLPLSSQGLLSFAESANLNLSIHFDAPGRPAIFTIKDSLLDGHFVLATLSDTDSHSQDLGSPERHQPVPQLQTHSLPHPDDFANDDIDSYMIAMETTIGNEGSRVLPSISLSPGPQPPESPGLHSEEDEAEPSTVPGTPPPKKFRSLFFGSILAPVRSPQGPSPVLAEDSEGEG, via the exons ATGAAG TCCTTCCTGTCTGTCTTCCGCTCACTGGCGATGCTGGAGAAGACGGTGGAAAAATGCTGCATCTCCCTGAACGGCCGGAGCAGCCGCCTGGTGGTCCAGCTGCAGTGCAAGTTCG GGGTGCGGAAGACTCACAACCTGTCCTTCCAGGACTGTGAGTCCCTGCAGGCCGTCTTCGACCCAGCCTCGTGCCCCCACATGCTCCGCGCCCCAGCACG GGTCTTGGGGGAGGCTGTTGTGCCCTTCCCTCCTGCGCTGGCTGAAGTGACGCTGGGCATTGGCCGTGGCCGCAGGGTCATCCTGCGCAGCTACCATGAGGAGGAGGCAG ACAGCACTGCCAAAGCCATGGTGACTGAGATGTGCCTCGGAGAGGAGGATTTCCAGCAGCTGCAGGCCCAGGAAGGGGTGGCCATTACTTTCTGCCTCAAGGAGTTCCGGGTGAGGTTCCCCCTACGCACTCGCCGGTCCTGTCCTGcctgcccagctcagcccagcccGGGGCCTCACCTGCTACCTCTTTCCTCCCAGGGGCTCCTGAGCTTTGCAGAGTCAGCAAACTTGAATCTTAGCATTCATTTTGATGCTCCAGGCAG GCCTGCCATCTTCACCATCAAGGACTCTTTGCTGGATGGCCACTTTGTCTTGGCCACACTCTCAGACACCGACTCGCACTCCCAGGACCTGGGCTCCCCAGAGCGTCACCAGCCAGTGCCTCAGCTCCAGACTCACAG CCTACCCCACCCAGACGACTTTGCCAATGACGACATTGACTCTTACATGATCGCCATGGAAACCACTATAGGCAATGAGGGCTCGCGGGTGCTGCCCTCCATTTCCCTTTCACCTGGTCCCCAGCCCCCCGAGAGCCCCGGCCTCCACTCCGAGGAAGATGAGGCTGAGCCCAGTACAGTGCCTGGGACTCCCCCACCCAAGAAG TTCCGCTCACTGTTCTTCGGCTCCATCCTGGCGCCTGT